From a single Aureimonas sp. AU20 genomic region:
- a CDS encoding methyl-accepting chemotaxis protein has protein sequence MRLSIKLRLALSFGALLVSACAINVLCIHALAPAGQTSYDSTQMTLFAAMAAVMAMGVALAAWIIGSLTSGIRQLAENMDRIANGDLSQRIVHSRRDELGDLLTRLCQTRLRLSGTVHAVQGAAMQVASGSQQSLATATQLSSGSTEQAAASEQASAAIEEMTANIRQNADNASTTEKIAAQAAEHAGTTGAAVAQSTEAMRAIAEKIAVVQEIARQTDLLALNAAIEAARAGQHGKGFAVVASEVRKLAERSQAAAAEIGDLSSRTLVVAEDAGARLERLVPDIRKTAELVSEISAACREQSIGIEQINQAIGQLDQVTQSNAGAANEMAATADQLSTEAGRLEDRMATFHLNDGEARIILAGMEEGKTGDALQALAEDFVAQQQQRAPAQQDRFVPQLRAA, from the coding sequence ATGCGCCTTTCCATCAAATTGCGCCTCGCATTGAGTTTCGGTGCTCTGCTCGTCTCCGCCTGTGCCATCAACGTGCTCTGCATCCACGCCCTCGCCCCGGCTGGGCAAACCAGCTATGACAGCACGCAGATGACCCTCTTCGCAGCGATGGCCGCCGTGATGGCTATGGGTGTCGCTCTGGCAGCCTGGATCATCGGCTCCTTAACCAGCGGCATCCGCCAACTCGCGGAGAACATGGATCGGATCGCGAACGGCGATCTGTCGCAGCGCATCGTCCATTCGCGCCGCGACGAACTCGGAGACCTTCTGACCCGCCTGTGTCAGACCCGGCTCCGGTTGTCGGGAACGGTTCATGCCGTGCAAGGCGCGGCCATGCAGGTCGCATCGGGCTCGCAGCAGTCCCTCGCGACGGCGACTCAGCTTTCCTCCGGCTCCACCGAGCAGGCCGCCGCCTCCGAGCAGGCGTCCGCCGCGATCGAGGAGATGACCGCCAACATCCGCCAGAACGCCGACAACGCCTCCACCACCGAGAAGATCGCCGCCCAGGCCGCCGAACATGCCGGCACCACGGGCGCGGCGGTGGCGCAGTCCACCGAGGCGATGCGCGCCATTGCCGAGAAGATCGCCGTGGTGCAGGAGATCGCCCGCCAGACCGACCTGCTCGCTCTGAACGCCGCGATCGAGGCGGCCCGCGCCGGCCAGCACGGCAAGGGTTTTGCGGTGGTGGCCTCGGAAGTGCGTAAGCTCGCCGAGCGCAGCCAGGCGGCGGCGGCCGAGATCGGCGACCTCTCGTCCCGCACGCTGGTGGTGGCGGAGGATGCCGGGGCGCGTCTGGAGCGGCTGGTGCCGGACATTCGCAAGACGGCGGAGCTGGTGTCGGAGATTTCGGCGGCGTGCCGGGAGCAGTCGATCGGCATCGAGCAGATCAACCAGGCGATCGGGCAGCTGGATCAGGTGACGCAGTCGAACGCCGGGGCGGCCAACGAGATGGCGGCCACCGCCGATCAGCTGTCCACCGAGGCGGGCCGGCTGGAAGATCGGATGGCCACCTTTCATCTCAACGATGGCGAAGCGCGGATCATTCTTGCGGGGATGGAGGAGGGCAAGACAGGCGATGCGCTGCAAGCCCTGGCGGAGGACTTCGTGGCGCAACAGCAGCAGAGGGCGCCCGCGCAGCAGGACCGTTTCGTGCCACAGCTTCGCGCTGCTTGA
- a CDS encoding MarR family winged helix-turn-helix transcriptional regulator, whose translation MQDKDDIHPDAATAPGYLANHAARAFNRGVDAALKPHGLTMSLIGPLLLLSWKGPLLQRDLVRSSAVRQPAMVALLDRLETMSLIARSPSQSDRRASVVELTQAGREAARIGGEALVAGNAKGLEGFSPEETADLVALLGRLIVNLDRS comes from the coding sequence ATGCAGGACAAGGACGACATTCATCCCGATGCCGCGACCGCGCCGGGATACCTCGCCAATCACGCCGCCCGCGCCTTCAATCGCGGGGTGGACGCGGCGCTCAAGCCGCACGGCCTCACCATGTCCCTGATCGGACCGCTCCTTCTTCTGTCATGGAAGGGACCGCTGCTGCAACGCGACCTCGTCCGCTCGTCGGCCGTCAGGCAGCCGGCCATGGTGGCCCTGCTCGACAGGCTGGAGACGATGTCCCTGATCGCCCGCTCGCCGTCGCAGAGCGACCGACGCGCATCGGTGGTTGAACTCACGCAGGCCGGACGCGAGGCCGCCCGCATCGGCGGCGAAGCGCTGGTTGCCGGCAACGCGAAAGGCCTCGAGGGCTTTTCGCCCGAGGAGACCGCCGATCTGGTCGCGCTGCTCGGGCGGCTGATC
- a CDS encoding ABC transporter permease yields the protein MSTTDSLDPAAPARRAFQFGLRDAGTLIGLVVIVAVFSALTPNFLTERNILNILQQSSINACVALGMTLVIISGGIDLSVGPTAAIAAVAAAALMVGGAPVIVAIPAALLFGMAAGAVNGLLVAYGGLQPFIVTLGTLSLYRASALIYTGGNPVFGIPPEFRSLLNATILGVPSPVVIVAVLALVVWIVLNKTPLGEYFLAVGGNEEASHIAGVPVAMTKIAAYVISGGLASVGGLILVGRLGAADPTLGNLWELDAIAAAAIGGASLMGGKGSVVGTLLGAIILGSLRNGLTLLNVQAFYQLLATGLIILVAMLIDRATRGRG from the coding sequence ATGTCCACGACCGATAGCCTCGACCCCGCCGCCCCGGCCCGCCGCGCCTTCCAGTTCGGACTGCGCGACGCCGGCACCCTGATCGGCCTCGTCGTCATCGTCGCGGTCTTCTCCGCGCTGACGCCGAACTTCCTGACCGAGCGCAACATCCTCAACATCCTGCAGCAGTCCTCGATCAACGCCTGCGTGGCGCTGGGCATGACGCTGGTCATCATCTCGGGCGGCATCGACCTTTCGGTCGGCCCGACGGCCGCGATCGCGGCGGTGGCCGCCGCCGCGCTCATGGTGGGCGGCGCGCCGGTCATCGTCGCCATTCCCGCGGCCCTCCTGTTCGGCATGGCGGCGGGCGCGGTGAACGGGCTGCTCGTCGCCTATGGCGGGCTGCAGCCCTTCATTGTGACGCTCGGCACCCTGTCGCTCTACCGCGCCTCGGCGCTCATCTACACCGGCGGCAATCCGGTCTTCGGCATTCCGCCGGAGTTCCGCTCGCTGCTGAACGCCACGATCCTCGGCGTGCCGAGCCCGGTGGTGATCGTCGCCGTGCTGGCGCTCGTGGTCTGGATCGTCCTGAACAAGACGCCGCTCGGCGAATATTTCCTGGCCGTCGGCGGCAACGAGGAAGCCTCGCACATCGCCGGCGTCCCGGTCGCGATGACCAAGATCGCCGCCTATGTCATCTCCGGCGGCCTCGCCTCGGTCGGCGGGCTGATCCTGGTCGGGCGGCTCGGCGCGGCCGACCCGACGCTCGGCAATCTCTGGGAGCTCGACGCGATCGCGGCGGCGGCCATCGGCGGCGCTTCTCTGATGGGCGGCAAGGGTTCGGTGGTCGGCACGCTGCTCGGCGCCATCATCCTCGGGTCCTTGCGCAACGGCCTGACGCTTCTCAATGTCCAGGCCTTCTATCAGCTTCTCGCCACCGGCCTTATTATCCTCGTCGCGATGCTGATCGATCGCGCGACAAGGGGACGGGGATGA
- a CDS encoding MFS transporter — protein sequence MSVQSSGVRLADAAPARRNFRTVALIVASAMFMEQLDATILATALPTMARDFGVGAPSMSIALTSYLISLAVFIPVSGAVADRWGSRTVFRAAIGVFVVGSLLCAQAPSLGFLVVARLLQGLGGAMMMPVGRLVLLRSVERRDLVSAMSWLLVPALIGPILGPPVGGLIVTYADWRWVFYINVPIGLIGMVLVSLFIDETKGERTGPFDAVGMVLSGVSLGSLLFGFESASREGEGLMALALVAVGLVAGALYLRHAKHHPAPILDPALMRVPSFGTSVIAGSLTRITQGAQPFLLPLMMQLGFGLSAATSGLITIATAIGSLMMKALAPRLLRRFGFRNALAVNGIVAALLYGACAFFRPDWPLPLIFGVLVCCGFSMSFQFTAYNTVAYDRISSAQMSSATSFYTTFQQLMLSLGICVAALALHGSMNLQRHDVPELSDFSVAFAVVVAISLVATIWNLRFSVDAGREISGHGHVAESVKRPAAEASEALEHAR from the coding sequence ATGTCGGTTCAGTCTTCCGGTGTCCGCCTTGCCGACGCCGCGCCCGCCCGCCGCAATTTCCGCACCGTCGCCCTCATCGTCGCCAGCGCCATGTTCATGGAGCAGCTCGACGCCACCATTCTGGCGACGGCGCTGCCCACGATGGCGCGCGACTTCGGCGTCGGCGCGCCCTCGATGAGCATTGCGCTCACCTCCTATCTCATCAGTCTGGCGGTGTTCATTCCCGTCAGCGGCGCGGTGGCCGACCGCTGGGGCTCGCGCACCGTGTTTCGCGCCGCGATCGGTGTCTTCGTCGTCGGCTCGCTTCTCTGCGCGCAGGCGCCTTCGCTCGGCTTTCTCGTCGTCGCGCGGCTTTTGCAGGGGCTCGGCGGGGCGATGATGATGCCGGTCGGGCGCCTCGTGCTCCTGCGCTCGGTGGAGCGGCGCGACCTCGTCTCGGCCATGTCCTGGCTGCTCGTGCCCGCCCTGATCGGGCCGATCCTCGGGCCGCCGGTCGGCGGCCTCATCGTCACCTATGCCGACTGGCGCTGGGTCTTCTACATCAACGTGCCCATCGGCCTCATCGGCATGGTGCTCGTCAGCCTCTTCATTGACGAGACGAAGGGGGAGCGAACCGGGCCGTTCGACGCCGTCGGCATGGTCCTGTCGGGCGTGTCGCTGGGATCGCTCCTGTTCGGTTTCGAAAGCGCCAGCCGCGAGGGCGAGGGGCTGATGGCGCTGGCGCTGGTCGCGGTCGGCCTCGTGGCCGGCGCGCTCTATCTGCGCCATGCCAAGCACCATCCCGCGCCGATCCTCGATCCCGCCCTGATGCGGGTGCCCTCGTTCGGCACCTCGGTGATCGCGGGTTCGCTGACGCGCATCACCCAAGGGGCGCAGCCGTTCCTCCTGCCGCTGATGATGCAGCTCGGCTTCGGCCTGTCGGCGGCGACGAGCGGCCTCATCACCATCGCCACCGCGATCGGCTCGCTGATGATGAAGGCGCTGGCGCCCCGGCTGCTGCGGCGCTTCGGCTTTCGCAACGCGCTGGCGGTGAACGGCATCGTGGCCGCGCTGCTCTATGGCGCCTGCGCCTTCTTCCGGCCGGACTGGCCGCTGCCGCTGATCTTCGGCGTTCTGGTCTGCTGCGGCTTCTCGATGTCGTTCCAGTTCACCGCCTACAACACGGTGGCCTACGACCGGATCTCGTCGGCGCAGATGAGTTCGGCGACGAGCTTCTACACGACCTTCCAGCAGCTGATGCTCTCGCTCGGCATCTGCGTGGCGGCGCTCGCGCTTCACGGCTCGATGAACCTCCAGCGTCACGACGTACCCGAGCTTTCGGACTTCTCGGTCGCCTTCGCGGTGGTGGTGGCGATCTCGCTGGTGGCGACGATCTGGAACCTGCGCTTCTCCGTGGACGCCGGCCGCGAGATCAGCGGCCACGGCCATGTGGCCGAGAGCGTGAAGCGCCCCGCCGCCGAGGCCAGCGAGGCGCTGGAACACGCCCGCTAA
- a CDS encoding ABC-F family ATP-binding cassette domain-containing protein: MIRLESIGKQNGKQIVFIEASAALQRGEKIGLVGPNGAGKTTLFRMITGQELPDEGQVSVDRGVTIGYFSQDVGDMAGRSAVAEVMDGVGPVSALAAEMAELEAAMADPAQADAMDEIIARYGEVQGSYDELDGYALDGRAREVLDGLGFSQTMMDGDVAKLSGGWKMRVALAKILLMRPDVMLLDEPSNHLDIESLIWLESFLKGFDGAVLMTSHDREFMNRIVGKIIEIDGGTLTSYSGDYEFYQQQRAIAEVQQQAQFERQQAMLAKEVAFIERFKARASHAAQVQSRVKKLDKIERVEPPKRQQTVRFEFQPAPRSGEDVATVKGVHKRYGDRTIYDGLDFQVRRRERWCVMGVNGAGKSTLLKLIAGASEPDSGTVALGPSVKMGYFAQHSMEVLEGERTVLQSLEDNFPQAGQASLRALAGCFGFSGDEVEKKCRVLSGGEKARLVMAKMLFDPPNFLVLDEPTNHLDIATKQMLVEALSRFEGAMLFVSHDRHFLAALSNRVLELTPEGPHLYGGGYSEYVERTGQEAPGLRS, translated from the coding sequence ATGATCCGCCTTGAGAGCATCGGCAAGCAGAACGGCAAGCAGATCGTCTTCATCGAGGCGTCGGCGGCCCTTCAGCGCGGTGAGAAGATCGGCCTCGTCGGCCCCAATGGCGCGGGCAAGACGACGCTGTTTCGCATGATCACGGGTCAGGAGCTTCCGGACGAGGGGCAGGTCTCGGTCGATCGCGGCGTGACGATCGGCTATTTCAGCCAGGATGTCGGCGACATGGCGGGCCGCAGCGCGGTGGCCGAGGTGATGGACGGCGTCGGGCCGGTCAGCGCGCTGGCCGCCGAGATGGCAGAGCTGGAAGCGGCCATGGCCGATCCGGCCCAGGCCGACGCGATGGACGAGATCATCGCCCGCTACGGCGAAGTGCAGGGCAGCTACGACGAGCTCGACGGCTATGCGCTGGACGGGCGCGCCCGCGAGGTGCTGGACGGGCTCGGCTTCAGCCAGACGATGATGGACGGCGATGTGGCCAAGCTTTCGGGCGGCTGGAAGATGCGCGTGGCGCTGGCGAAGATCTTGCTGATGCGCCCCGACGTCATGCTCCTCGACGAGCCGTCGAACCATCTCGACATCGAAAGCCTGATCTGGCTCGAGAGCTTTCTCAAGGGCTTCGACGGCGCCGTCCTGATGACGTCGCACGATCGCGAATTCATGAACCGCATCGTCGGCAAGATCATCGAGATCGACGGCGGCACGCTGACCTCCTATTCCGGCGACTACGAGTTCTATCAGCAGCAGCGCGCCATCGCCGAGGTGCAGCAGCAGGCGCAGTTCGAGCGCCAGCAGGCGATGCTGGCCAAGGAGGTCGCCTTTATCGAGCGCTTCAAGGCGCGCGCCAGCCATGCCGCGCAGGTGCAGAGCCGGGTGAAGAAGCTCGACAAGATCGAGCGCGTCGAGCCGCCCAAGCGCCAGCAGACGGTGCGCTTCGAGTTTCAGCCGGCGCCGCGCTCGGGCGAGGATGTCGCGACGGTCAAGGGCGTCCACAAGCGCTATGGCGACCGCACGATCTATGACGGGCTCGATTTCCAGGTGCGCCGGCGCGAGCGCTGGTGCGTCATGGGCGTGAACGGCGCGGGCAAGTCGACGCTGCTCAAGCTGATCGCCGGCGCCTCGGAGCCCGATTCCGGGACGGTTGCGCTGGGCCCGAGCGTCAAGATGGGCTATTTCGCCCAGCATTCGATGGAAGTGCTCGAGGGCGAGCGCACGGTTCTGCAGTCTCTGGAAGACAATTTTCCGCAGGCGGGGCAGGCGTCCTTGCGCGCGCTCGCCGGCTGCTTCGGCTTTTCCGGCGACGAGGTCGAGAAGAAATGCCGCGTCCTGTCGGGCGGCGAGAAGGCACGGCTGGTCATGGCCAAGATGCTATTCGATCCACCGAACTTCCTGGTCCTCGACGAGCCCACCAACCATCTCGACATCGCCACCAAGCAGATGCTGGTCGAGGCGCTGTCGCGCTTCGAAGGCGCCATGCTCTTCGTCAGCCACGACCGCCATTTCCTGGCGGCGCTGTCCAACCGCGTGCTGGAGCTGACACCGGAAGGCCCGCATCTCTACGGCGGCGGCTACTCCGAATATGTCGAGCGCACCGGCCAGGAAGCGCCGGGGTTGCGCAGTTAA
- a CDS encoding sugar phosphate isomerase/epimerase family protein yields the protein MTLSRFATRLNSFGSAPHLFWPDLQGKPSFMQMAERAATAKGLTDVDLNFPDHVTDEPGLVGRRINDLGLAINGLAMRYYTNPAFKLGAFTNPDKAVRREAIDLTKRGIDAARAMGADLMTLWLGQDGFDYNFQLDYAEAWDLEIDGIREVAEHDPACRVSIEYKPDEPRAHALLRDCATTLLAIQDAGCSNLGVTLDFAHALYAGEQPAYAAHLIHRRSKLMGVHLNDGYAKRDDGLMVGAVHLRSTLELLRQIRRDGYEGALYFDTFPDASGLDPVAECETNIATVQQLLAVATRLDADNRLGEAQSRQDGVASQSIVNQALIAAA from the coding sequence ATGACCCTTTCTCGCTTCGCCACGCGCCTGAACTCCTTCGGGTCCGCCCCGCATCTCTTCTGGCCGGACCTGCAGGGCAAGCCGAGCTTCATGCAGATGGCCGAGCGAGCCGCGACCGCAAAGGGCTTGACGGATGTCGATCTGAACTTCCCCGACCATGTGACGGACGAGCCGGGCTTGGTCGGCCGTCGCATCAACGATCTCGGCCTCGCCATCAACGGCCTCGCCATGCGCTACTACACGAACCCCGCCTTTAAGCTGGGTGCCTTCACGAATCCCGATAAAGCCGTGAGGCGCGAGGCGATCGATCTGACCAAGCGCGGCATCGACGCGGCGCGGGCCATGGGCGCCGACCTGATGACGCTCTGGCTCGGGCAGGACGGGTTCGACTACAATTTCCAGCTCGACTATGCGGAGGCCTGGGACCTGGAAATCGACGGCATCCGCGAGGTCGCCGAGCACGATCCAGCCTGCCGCGTTTCCATCGAGTACAAGCCCGACGAGCCGCGCGCCCATGCGCTCTTGCGCGACTGCGCCACCACGCTGCTCGCCATCCAGGACGCCGGCTGTTCCAATCTCGGCGTGACGCTCGACTTTGCCCATGCGCTCTATGCCGGCGAGCAGCCGGCCTATGCCGCCCATCTCATTCATCGCCGCTCCAAGCTCATGGGTGTCCATCTCAACGACGGCTACGCCAAGCGAGACGACGGCTTGATGGTGGGCGCGGTGCACCTGCGCTCGACCCTGGAGCTGCTGCGCCAGATCCGCCGCGATGGCTACGAGGGCGCGCTCTATTTCGACACGTTCCCCGACGCTTCGGGCCTCGACCCCGTGGCCGAGTGCGAGACCAATATCGCGACCGTCCAGCAGCTTTTGGCGGTCGCCACGCGCCTCGACGCCGACAATCGCCTCGGCGAGGCGCAGTCGCGCCAGGACGGCGTCGCCAGCCAGAGCATCGTCAACCAGGCGCTGATCGCGGCGGCCTGA
- a CDS encoding sugar ABC transporter ATP-binding protein, with product MNTATNDRLTLVDIGKSFGPLRALDGFSMSVRPGSVHGLLGENGAGKSTLLRILSGVLEPSSGHVEIDGAQVTGHGPNAARKAGIAMIHQELQHVPELSVAQNMFLGRPLRMAGGLLVDRRAQERAAAEALRPLDPSIDPGAPIRTLKVAQRQIVEIARAMMEDTKVLAMDEPTSSLTPAEFERLAVLIGQLAAKGVSIIYVSHKMDEVFRVCDRATILRDGRKVTDVVMRETSEAEVVSRMVGRELSTAEHKGFAREEVVLDVANLSRGEAVREASFQLKRGEVLGVSGLVGAGRTELLRLIAGVDRPDGGEIRLEGRTLRLGNPRAAIAAGLGLLPEERKRDGIVARRSVRSNIALSSMKRFSRFGFVRRRALSRESESLMRDLNLRPLQIERPIGQFSGGNQQKAIIGRWIAAGARILLFDEPTRGIDVGAKAEIYALIERLAAEGRSMIVVSSELPEILRVSDRVLVMREGRIAGILDRKDVSEEAIVALAVPQSARPTAPTSAPRS from the coding sequence ATGAACACGGCGACCAACGACCGTCTGACGCTTGTCGACATCGGCAAGAGCTTCGGCCCCTTACGCGCGCTCGACGGGTTCTCCATGTCGGTCCGGCCCGGCTCGGTGCACGGGCTGCTCGGCGAGAACGGCGCGGGCAAGTCGACGCTTCTGCGCATTCTCTCCGGCGTGCTGGAGCCCTCCAGCGGCCATGTCGAGATCGACGGCGCGCAGGTGACCGGCCATGGGCCGAACGCCGCGCGCAAGGCCGGCATCGCGATGATCCATCAGGAGCTCCAGCATGTGCCGGAGCTCAGCGTGGCGCAGAACATGTTTCTCGGCCGCCCCTTGCGCATGGCCGGCGGCCTTCTGGTGGACCGACGGGCGCAGGAGCGCGCGGCCGCCGAGGCGCTGCGACCCCTCGACCCGTCGATCGACCCCGGCGCGCCGATCCGCACGCTGAAGGTCGCCCAGCGCCAGATCGTCGAGATCGCCCGCGCCATGATGGAGGACACCAAAGTCCTCGCCATGGACGAGCCGACCTCCAGCCTCACCCCGGCCGAGTTCGAGCGGCTGGCCGTTTTGATCGGCCAGCTGGCGGCCAAGGGCGTCTCGATCATCTATGTCAGTCACAAGATGGACGAGGTGTTCCGCGTCTGCGACCGGGCGACGATCCTGCGCGATGGACGCAAGGTGACCGACGTCGTGATGCGCGAGACCAGCGAGGCGGAGGTCGTCTCGCGCATGGTCGGCCGCGAGCTGTCCACCGCCGAGCACAAGGGCTTCGCGCGGGAGGAGGTGGTTCTCGATGTCGCCAATCTTTCGCGCGGCGAGGCCGTGCGCGAGGCGAGCTTTCAGCTCAAACGCGGCGAGGTCCTGGGCGTTTCCGGCCTCGTCGGCGCCGGGCGCACCGAGCTTCTGCGGTTGATCGCGGGCGTCGACAGGCCCGATGGCGGCGAGATCCGCCTGGAAGGGCGGACGCTCCGGCTCGGCAATCCACGCGCGGCCATCGCCGCCGGGCTCGGCCTCCTGCCCGAGGAGCGCAAGCGCGACGGCATCGTGGCGCGCCGCTCGGTGCGCTCCAACATCGCACTTTCCTCCATGAAGCGCTTCTCGCGCTTCGGCTTCGTGCGCCGCCGCGCCCTGTCGCGCGAGAGCGAAAGCCTGATGCGCGATCTCAACCTTCGCCCGCTCCAGATCGAGCGGCCGATCGGCCAGTTTTCCGGCGGCAACCAGCAGAAGGCCATTATCGGTCGCTGGATCGCCGCCGGCGCGCGCATCCTCCTCTTCGACGAGCCGACGCGCGGCATCGATGTCGGCGCCAAGGCCGAGATCTACGCACTGATCGAGCGGCTCGCCGCAGAGGGGCGCTCGATGATCGTCGTTTCCTCCGAACTGCCAGAGATTCTGCGCGTCTCCGACCGCGTGCTCGTCATGCGCGAAGGCCGCATCGCGGGGATCCTGGACCGCAAGGACGTGAGCGAGGAGGCGATCGTCGCCCTCGCCGTTCCCCAGTCGGCCCGCCCCACCGCTCCCACCTCCGCACCGAGGTCCTGA
- a CDS encoding sugar ABC transporter substrate-binding protein, with product MTIRLKALVAGCALALTAGMANAQALAPLNSDTETDRVEWSQLQDKLGAVPAAPAGARVGGVSKTLTNEYWRSLGEGYQAYGKKAGVEVVYQAAQSEGDQLGQLSIAETLISQGFNALLFSPQTDNNLQPALESAQAQKIPVVNVNDAVIPSATHYVGNVQRDNGVRVAKWFIQNRPQGGKVAVIEGQAGVFAAGQRTSGFTQTISEGGKFQVVASVPGNWDRQVAYDAASTVLQQNPDLIGFYANNDGMALGVVEAVKAAGLQDKVVVFGTDGISDAYASIRAGELTGTVDSFPVLTGEVAMEVALRLVGGQAIPRVVSTPQALITKDNVETFAVKGDALRDVLLKQAGK from the coding sequence ATGACCATTCGACTGAAGGCGCTCGTCGCCGGCTGCGCACTGGCTCTCACCGCCGGCATGGCGAACGCGCAGGCGCTCGCGCCGTTGAACTCCGACACCGAGACCGACCGCGTGGAATGGAGCCAGCTACAGGACAAGCTCGGCGCCGTGCCCGCCGCCCCGGCCGGCGCCCGCGTCGGCGGCGTGTCCAAGACGCTGACCAACGAATATTGGCGCAGCCTCGGCGAGGGCTATCAGGCCTATGGCAAGAAGGCCGGCGTCGAGGTCGTGTATCAGGCCGCGCAGAGCGAGGGCGACCAGCTCGGCCAGCTTTCGATCGCCGAGACGCTGATCAGCCAGGGCTTCAACGCGCTGCTCTTCTCGCCGCAGACCGACAACAATCTCCAGCCCGCGCTGGAAAGCGCTCAGGCCCAGAAGATCCCGGTCGTCAACGTCAACGACGCGGTGATCCCGAGCGCCACGCATTACGTCGGCAATGTCCAGCGCGACAACGGCGTGCGCGTCGCCAAATGGTTCATCCAGAACCGCCCGCAGGGCGGCAAGGTCGCGGTGATCGAAGGCCAGGCCGGCGTCTTCGCGGCGGGCCAGCGCACGAGCGGCTTCACGCAGACCATCAGCGAGGGCGGCAAGTTCCAGGTCGTCGCCAGCGTTCCCGGCAATTGGGATCGTCAGGTCGCCTACGACGCGGCCTCGACCGTCCTGCAGCAGAACCCCGACCTCATCGGCTTCTATGCCAACAATGACGGCATGGCGCTGGGCGTCGTGGAGGCCGTGAAGGCCGCCGGCCTGCAGGACAAGGTCGTGGTCTTCGGCACGGACGGCATTTCCGACGCCTATGCCTCGATCCGCGCCGGCGAGCTGACCGGCACGGTGGACAGCTTCCCGGTTCTCACCGGCGAAGTGGCGATGGAAGTGGCGCTGCGCCTCGTCGGCGGCCAGGCCATCCCGCGCGTCGTCTCGACGCCGCAGGCTCTCATCACCAAGGACAATGTCGAGACCTTCGCGGTGAAGGGCGACGCGCTGCGCGACGTGCTTCTGAAGCAGGCCGGCAAGTAA
- a CDS encoding SDR family NAD(P)-dependent oxidoreductase: MDLSGKTALVTGSTAGIGFAIALGLARAGAHVVLNGRDAARTEAAVAKLKAEAPEAEASGVAADVGTADGCDALVAALPAVDILVNNAGIFGPQDFFDTPDAEWERFFAVNVLSGVRLSRAYLPGMQAAGWGRVLFLSSESGLNIPVEMIHYGVTKTADIALSRGLAKRMAGTGVTVNAILPGPTLSEGVAEMLAGEVEKTGKPIEEVAADFVKAHRSTSIIQRAATVEEVANLCVYVASKQASATTGAALRVDGGVVDTIA; the protein is encoded by the coding sequence ATCGACCTTTCCGGCAAGACCGCCCTCGTCACCGGCTCCACCGCCGGCATCGGCTTCGCCATCGCGCTGGGCTTGGCGAGAGCCGGCGCGCATGTCGTGCTGAACGGCCGTGACGCGGCGCGGACTGAGGCCGCCGTCGCCAAGCTGAAGGCCGAGGCACCGGAAGCCGAGGCGAGCGGCGTCGCCGCCGATGTCGGCACGGCTGACGGCTGCGACGCGCTGGTGGCCGCGCTCCCGGCGGTCGACATCCTCGTCAACAATGCCGGCATTTTCGGCCCGCAGGACTTCTTCGACACGCCCGATGCGGAATGGGAGCGCTTCTTCGCGGTCAACGTCCTGTCCGGGGTGCGCTTGTCGCGCGCCTATCTGCCGGGCATGCAGGCGGCGGGGTGGGGCCGCGTCCTGTTCCTGTCCTCCGAATCCGGTCTCAACATCCCGGTCGAGATGATCCATTACGGCGTGACCAAGACGGCCGACATCGCTCTCTCGCGCGGCCTCGCCAAGCGCATGGCGGGCACGGGGGTGACGGTGAACGCCATCCTGCCGGGCCCGACCCTGTCGGAGGGGGTGGCAGAGATGCTGGCGGGTGAGGTCGAGAAGACCGGCAAGCCGATCGAGGAGGTCGCGGCCGACTTCGTCAAGGCGCATCGCTCGACCTCGATCATCCAGCGCGCCGCCACCGTCGAGGAAGTCGCCAATCTCTGCGTCTATGTCGCCTCGAAACAGGCCTCGGCCACGACCGGCGCGGCGCTGAGGGTCGATGGCGGCGTGGTCGATACGATTGCCTGA